The nucleotide sequence TAGAACATGCATGGGGCAgacctcccccaacctccttcaCCCTCCACCTCCTTTGTCAGAAAAGGCCACACTATCCCCCTGCCCACCAGCCACTGCCTTTGTCACCTCTGACTCCCCAGCAACTCCCCTCCACTGCCTCTTCTGTGAGGCAGTCTACCCACTTTGAGGGGCATGGACGTATGGCTCTCAGGTGATCTGGAGGCCACGCCGCCATGCTCTTTTTTGGCTATTGATGTCTAATTAGTTGTAAATCCAAGGGGCAAGGAGAAAGGAATAACCCATGCTGCTCAGAGGCTGAGGTTACTCCCTCTTCTTGATCTCTCTTTTTAGAGCAAAGGAGCCTTACAGGAAGGCTCCTAGAAAACCCACTCAcgtctcattggccagaactcagTCACTGGCAAGAGGGCTTATCCTAATCAGAATAGACTCCTGAGTCATGTGAGCAGTAGCTAGCCCTGTCTTCAAGAAAAAGAGCTCACTCGCCCAGGCATCGAAGAGTGTTTGTCCTGCCCTTATAGCAAGCTGTCTTTACCTTCCATCTTTGAGGAGATAAACACTGATATTTATAAAGATACACTGGCCCTGGCCCCAACTTGTTagtgtaacattttttaaaattttgcatatttaataaaaactccttttttccccttccttctgtaTACTTCCCAGGTAATGATTACATGTAAAGTGCTGATACCTAAGAAGCAAAAGGATTGCACAAAtagaattgaagaagacatagtAGATTCCCAGAATCTCCCCGGGGTAACAGGGTTGGATAGAAAAGAACCTCTGAAGGAAGGGCTCAGGcatcaggttctttttttttttaaaagctcccaagATGAATAGAATGCATATCCAATGATAAATCATTCATACATTTTAGCACTTTCATGTTATCAGAATAATTGCATATTTTATCCTTCTGATTATTAGgtttaaatagaaaatgaaaattcatcactttccttccttctgctgtacCGGATATTTTAAAGAGATTCTGGAATCCTTTCATTTTGAACATAATCTTAGCATGCTTTTTCTGTTCTGTGGTATGCTCTCCAGGAAAAGGCAGCGAAATGGAAAAACCCCGACGGCCACATGGATGGGCTCACTACTAATGGCGTTCTCGTGATGCATCCCCGAGGGGGCTTCACTGAGGAGTCCCAGCCTGGGGTCTGGCGTGAAATCTCAGTCTGTGGAGACGTGTACACCCTGCGAGAAACCAGGTCAGCCCAGCAAAGAGGAAAGCTGGTGAGTGGTCTTCACTCTGGAAAATGTACCACACTACAAGCGCCTTGCTCAGGGACTGTCCTTTTTCTCCCCTGAAATCTAGAGCCTTTATGGAGGTAACAGTGCTGTGAACCATTGACCCAGAAGAATGAGAATTCCCTAAGCCCCTGAAAATGCTAACGACATGGGCTCATTTCCTTCCTTGATTAAGCTTTTCCCATAGTagaagaaaattatctttttcctCCTTGCTACCTTAATAGTGTATCCTTTATTATATGCTTCATTACAAAATTCCACTTAAATTCACTTTAAGGGCATACTTATTTTTTGTGTAAAACTTTACTAATTTGGAAAAATCCTGAGCTGTCCAAGACTAATTAGTGAAAATTATGAATTATGGAATTATTTACTAGAATTTCTGGAACTAAAAGATAATTAAgttagcttttttcccccttcagttcATTGTAAGAAATTAATACATAATTCCCTATGTAATTCACCAAAATCATAAAACTTTTTACTTGAAATCATTCATAGAGGGCATTGACTTGACATGTTAATATTTTCCTATAAATATCCCTACTTATCCCAAATGCCCTAAAGCAGTTGGCTTTTTAACTCTTTCCTTCTGTGGAGAATAATTATAAGCCCTGAGATGGGAAGTTGGCGGTGTGTGATCTTGCCATGGCTGCGTGGCACAGTGCCAGACATTTCTGAGTACACTTGCAGCTCCAGTGCTTTTCTTTAATTGAGCCAGAAAAAGAAGATGGCAGTGGTGGGATGTTGGGGGGGTTGAGGGAGACTTTAGTACTAACCTGGTTTGCTAGACCCTACTCGATGTTTCTCCGTAGGgaactgttatttttatttatatttcataccaTTACTGAACTACAAATACAGCTTCTGCATTTTTACAACAAGGCCCAATATTAGAGCATCCTGGCTGAGTAAACAGAAGTGTTTTCCAAGAAAGACCAGAGCAAATACGATAGTGTTTGTGTTTAAACACTTCTCAAGAGACTATAAATAGGGAACAGACTGTAAAAGCAGTTTTTCCAAATAACTTTGTTTCTGATCACTGGATAACTTCATACAAAACTGACCGGGGTTGGCTGAAATGGTTCTCAGGCGTGATGATGGCAACAGTAGAAATCAGTAGAAGTCGTTGCTGGATCAGGCACTACGTGAACATTTCAGAGACCTCAGGTCATGAAATCTGGGCAGCTTTGTCAGAGAAGTGGAATCCTGcccattttgtggatgaggaaGATATGGCACGAGAGGTTAAATATTGCCCAGGGTCCCAGAGTGAGAAGGTGGCAGTAGATGGAATTAAAACGTGTCCTCCCTGATAGAGAGTCTGGACTCCCACATTGCCATTTGGTACCCTGTTGTGGGGAGCCCCAGCCGGCCCTCACCTGGGAGAGTTTACACCAGAGCATTTGCTTTCTTGGGAAATAGAAAGTGTTCACTGGAGTCCGAGAAGGGCTTGTCTTTGTCAATGGGCACATTTCTAGAATGAGCTTCTTGCCCATCCTCGGTGATTGTGCAGTGACCCAGCTCAGGCAGCTGTGTGTGTCCTGGGAGGGGACATGCCTCTGAGAAGAAACGACTCCCAGAATAGCCTGTGTTCATGGGTTGTGTTAAATCTCAACTAATTTTAAAGTCAGTCCCTGTAGGAGACCCTCAGATCTTCCCCAGATTGTGCTATACTGATAGTGTATGGTGTAAAGGTTTCTGAGTTTCCATGATCTTGCATTATGGGAAACACCGGCAAGGGTTGGTCAGTGAGAGGACCCAGCTCCCCTACAGCCCCCTCTTGTTAACCAGGGTTCATCTGTGGTGAACACCTGCTGATTCTTGGAGCTTAGGTTTCCACTTCGGATTCTGGTTCTGTAGCTGTGACTGGTAGCATTGAGGTAAGTAGTCTGTCTGGAGATTAGATTTAGGGAATAGGGCTCTGGCAGTCCTGTACGTTTGCAACCGAACACAGAAATATGGAGACTAATGTGATCTGCTGGcaattcagaatattttaaaagtagtagATGCCTCCTGTTCTTGGTGTGGAACTAGTGCTGGTAGAAGGTTTCGGATTAATACCATAATCAGTGCTTAATGTGAATGATCATACTGATGTGTTAACAACTGCCATGTTTCTCATCACAGGAAGCTTTGTCCTTGatcaatataattaattaaatgtgGGGGAAATGCCCCTTCAGGAGCTGAACCCCCTCCATAATCAGGTGAATAGACTTTGAATTGTATCCTATTTCTTATGAGCATACTATAGGCTAGGTCTACCAGATCCATACTGGATATATAATGTATCACATAATACTGGGGTATTAAACTACACTGGCTCTGTAAAACTTAGTAAATTCAGCTAAGTTCATCTCTTAGCTGAATTTTAGATGCTATAAAAATaaccctaggggcgcctgggtggctcagtgggttaaagcctctgccttcggctcagatcatgatcccaaggtcctaggatcaagccccgcatcgggctctctgctcagcagagagcctgcttcctcctctctctctctgcctacttgtaaaaaataaaataaaataaaataaataaaaataaccctAGCGTCACATACTGACCCTCCCAAGTGAGTCACAGTAAGTCTCTCTCGGGCAGTGCGCAGAGCAACCTCATGACATCACTGTCATGGTTCCCtgtgacagatgagaaaaccagggCTTTAAAAAGTTGATAACTTGCTTGTAAGCAGTAGGTGGGACCCATCCTGTCCATCTTCCCCACTTCTGAAGTGACCTTTTGGAAAAACAGATCTGTTCTTTTATAGCTGTGGAAAACTGCCTCCCTTTCCTCTGGGCACAGGAGGCCAGAGGAACCTCCAGGCCCACCACTGGTCACCTGAGTGTGGGCAGCTCCCTCCGCGTGCCTGCTGTGTGGCCTTGCCTCCCTCTTTCTGGACCACCTTCCCTTCCACCCACTGGTTGCTGACAACAATGTTTTCAAATCTCTGTTCAATggcaatcttttttaaaaagcatttttgacGTCCTGTCATCAAACTAACAGTAGCAAACATCGGCATCGTGCTTACTGCCTGCCAGACATGGTTCTAAGAACATTCTTTGTATGATTTAATGCTCACCCTCCTCTTGTCCAGTTTTACAGAAGGGGGAACCAAGGCACAGGTAGCCGAGGTAACCGCCCCAGGTTAGAGCTAGTGCGTGACCGAGCCTGGGTGCACACGGAGGCCATGGGCTGCGAAGTCCACGCTCCTAGCCCCTTTGGGGACATGGCCTCACGTGATGGTTGCAGCTCATTATGGACCTTCACTGGCTTATAGCTCCAGCATGTCTGCCTCCTGCTAGTGAAGAAGACGTCTCTTCAGGATGGTAGAGAAGCTGTATTAGCTCCAGGCCTTAGAGCACACCCGGCACATGGAGGCGGTGGTTGGATTCCTGCCTGCCGTGTCTAACAGCTTCACCTCAGCTGTTCATCAGACTTGTAAGCACTTGGTGTACTACGTGCCGTCCTTTTTAAAGTGaaggctttctctttctctgacttacttcactcagcataataccatccagttccatccacatcagtgtaaatgataaaatttcatcctttctgatgtccAGTAGTCcactgtgtgtgcgtgtatgtacacacaccacatctcTATCTAGTCTTCTGGCAACGGAcaatggacatctgagctctttccatagtctggctagtgtggacattgctgctataaacattggggggcaggtgccccttcaaatcactgcaTTTGTAGCTTTGGGgttaaaaacccagtagtgcagttgctggaaaGAAGTCAGAAAGGGAGGCAAACAGTCAGAgactctgaactctaggaaacaaacagggttgctggacgggaggaagacaggaggggggggaggcagggtgaCGACATCAgcgagggcacgtgatgtgaggagcactgggcGCTACAGGCAACAGATGAATTACTAAACTCTACGTCTGAAATTAagtatgtactatatgttggctaactcaatttaacttaaaaaaaaaaaaaaaaaggcaaatggcAAATGCTTCTCCAGATCATAGGAATACAGAAGAAACAACAGATTGAGGGAAGCTAAAGATCACCGGGCATCCTTTGGGCCACTGCAGTCCTTATCGCAGGGTCCCACAAGGACCTGGGTCCGCGGTGGTCACAGGGAGGGTGAATCTTCACAGCTGGACCGGTGGGACGCGTCCTGTCCCCCGTGCGGTCAAGGAGCCATAGTGTTATTGACgaggaggaaaaatgaaagcCTAAGATTGGTGAAAATAATCACTGCAGTAGTTGAACATTTAGGGTTTGCGAGGACAGCCCACCCCTATTCCATCTCGTGTCCCTGTGGGGAAACAGGCGGGGCTCAGGGAGGAAGAGCCTCCTGGAGCCTCTCAGGGAGGCCGCGGGGAAACCGCGTGCCCGGGCTCGCCTGCACGGGAATCTTTGCTCAGGAAAGAATGTTAGAGCGCGGGGCTGCACGGTGCTTCTACCAGGCCTGTCTGTCCGCCTCGTTGCAGGTGGAAAGCGAGACCAACGTCCTGCAGGACGGCTCCCTCATCGACCTGTGCGGCGCCACGCTCCTCTGGAGGACGGCGGACGGCCTGTTCCACACCCCGACGCAGAAGCACATCGAAGCCCTGCGCCAGGAGATCAACGCCGCGCGGCCGCAGTGCCCCGTAGGGCTCAACACCTTGGCCTTCCCCAGCATCAACAGGAAGGACGTGGTGGAGGAGAAGCAGCCCTGGGCCTACCTCAGCTGCGGCCACGTGCACGGCTACCACAACTGGGGCCACCGGAGCGACACGGAGGCCAACGAGCGCGAGTGTCCCATGTGCAGGACTGTGGGCCCCTACGTGCCGCTCTGGCTCGGCTGCGAGGCAGGCTTCTACGTGGACGCCGGGCCCCCCACGCACGCTTTCACCCCCTGCGGACACGTGTGCTCCGAGAAGTCCGCCAAATACTGGTCCCAGATTCCCCTGCCTCACGGGACTCACGCGTTCCACGCCGCCTGCCCGTTCTGCGCCACGCAGCTGGTCGGGGAGCAGAACTGCATCAAGTTGATTTTCCAGGGTCCCGTGGACTGATGGCCCCGACAGCCGTGTGCGACTTCATTAACAAGTTACTGTGAAGATTTTGCCACTAACTCTAGATTTTACCTTTTTATAATGCTGTTTATTAAGGGGAGGGGGGACCTgacgctggggggggggggggcacgaaGGGGGAGGGGTGTCACGGCGCTGAGACATGCCCGGAATTTAAGACCGCAGTGGCGTGGTGCATGCTCTGAACCGCGGCATTGTCATCGAAGTATGCTTGATGCAAACATCCTATCTTTGTACTAATTGGATTAAAAAGGCCATGCTTTTATTTTAACCTTGGGTTTTTAAACGAGGCTTTCCTTTGTAAACTTGGATGAGACTTGAAATCCTATTTTACAAATGCAGACGAAATTCATTCAAAAGGCATTGGCTCTCCTCGTAGGCCCTTGCGTGCTGCGTGGCCTGAGTGGGGACCGGGAGCCTTGACCGAGGCTGGGAGCTGAGCGGCGCCGACTCCGCCGCTGGGTACAACGGGGTGGCGGACGACAGGAGGCCTTAGGCGCGGAGGCCTTGTTCTGAAAGCTGGGGTTTtcggatttttctcttttttggggggaagagaaCATCCCTCTGctgccatgttttgtttttactttggtgGAATTCAGTGGCTTTATCCACGCAGTCATCTGAGAACTTGGCATTTCAAAGAAATTTCCGTAATTTTTTATTCCGCCTTTGGTTTTGTCTTTGATAACGCCTCGTGCATGGCCAGAACAGTTTGGTTAATTAAAATGCAGCAACTCTTAAAAATTCCATAATCAAGGGGGATTATTATTGCAGCAGTCCGTATGGCCTAGGTTACTATACCATCAAGTTTCTTTGCTTACTGGATTGTTTAGGATTTAGGATTAAAAATAAGGTTTTACCTTTTAAGAAACCACTTGTTGGGGTTTCCTAACTGTTTGTCCCTTAAGGCGGCCAAAATTCTGGGAGCCTTGAAGCAACAGCTCACAAGGATGCAGGCGTTTTGGTTTGCTCACTCCCTGCCATCTGTCACCTTCTCCTGCAGCGTACGGAGCCCTGTAAGtctagaaaatgtttgcaaatcaaaCTAAATTTAAATGGGATCATTAGATATACACAACACCACGTGCTACATCTGCAGAGATAATTTGAAATTCCTGATTTCAAGAGAGCAAATGAGTGTTTACTGAGGaataattaaatcagaatttcataTGAGCGCCACCATCCTTCTGTTAGTTCTGTTCATTTTGAGTGATTCTGGGATGCTCGTTCTCCGTCCTCGGTACAGATAGTGTCCCTACTGCCAGAATGTAAAGATTTCTAGGCCAGGAGACAGGCGTAGCACAGCTCATAGACTTGAAGCAGAGCCCTGCCACATgcagcaagtatttatttaaactaaCATCCATTCTACATTTTAACCTTTTAAGAGTACAGAATTTATAGGATTTTCACATACTGTGTTCATACTTGAATATCTTTCCATGCTCTGCCCCCTGGGAAATATGTTGCCCTGTTTTCAGTTGTTCTAACCCATGGTAAAGGTCTTTCTTTCTGAAAGTGATTAGATTACCCTTGATTGCTGCTACTTATTTGACCTAATGTCTAAAAAGTTCcgctcagtttaaaaaaaaaaagctttacttTTCAGAGGAGATTATCATTgaggagatttttttgttttggtaatttttaagtGATGTGAAAATCCAGCAACAGTCCTCTTCTGGATAGCTTACTCTATTCTGTaggtaatttcattttctttttgtctgcaGGGAGAGTAAGTTGTAATGTATCAAATGCCTTTTTAGGTAGTCTCTGTCCCCAAGGATTAGCTTTCGCTTAGCGTGTCTTTTCAGTTTGTGCTCCTTTGGGCTCCACAAAATGACAGAAGCGGCAACAGTCCCTTTGCTTGCTGTATGGCTAGAAGGTGACTGGAGGAGTCTCGATACCCTAAAAGCATCTTGTATGGTAAACAGCCTTGCCTCTAAGCAGGGCTGGATTTTCCCCATCAGAAACATTTCTGGAAAGTTACAATCTGCTATAATCTCCCATTTCAAGGACTGTTATAGTTCAGGGTCTAGCAGGTTGATGTGCAACAAACACATGGCCCCAAATAACTTTCCAACTTGAAATGTTTGTTGTTGTAAATGGAGATAACAAAGTAAAAGCTGAACTTGGAGTAGCTCTTTGAAGGGGAGTAACAGTACACTGCCCCCCGTCCACATTGCGTCTCCTGTGACCTCCAAGTGAGGTCCCCTTGccctctggggaaggaagagcagagaggagCAAGACTGCAAAAAAGATACCAGGCTCCTCTTGGCCACTTCTAATAAGAGTCACTTAGAATTTGACCCAAGGAGTTTCCTCCCAGGTGAAGAGCAGTTCAGTTTGTGAGAATAAAGAGCTCCAGCTCGACGGAGAAATGCAATTTAGAAAAAGTAACTTCTCCAAGGTtacctctgttttcatcttgctTGCCACGTTAAAGGGTGAGTCCCGCTCTCCCAGGTGTCCACATAGGAAACTGCCGATCGATTATTGTGATCTTGGCCTGACCAAAATGCCTTTGGTGACTAGGTCaccagaagttaaaaaaaaaaaacacccagtgATGTATTCCTGTAGTTAACTTTTTCCATTGTCagtttactattttaaaagaaaaaagggtggATGGGATAcaattctgaatatttttctagtccggaatttttttaaattaataatcgGTGCTGTCGGGTCATGCATGCTGCAACTCAGTATTTCCCTTATTTGATTTCGCTTTTTGCAAAAAGGGCTATAGTTCACATGGCAGAGTAAATATTAAACTTTCTGGggttccctccccccacctgtggcccaaaagaattaaaatcttttaatataaaTAGCATATTTATCATTCCTCAATAGTTAATTATAGAGTTTGGTACCTTTGTGCCTCAGGGAAGCCACGTGATATAACTGGTTATagaatttcagggttagggtttaaagaaaggaaaaagccattGGAAAAATGATGGGCTCCATGAAGGAAGCTAATGAATCTGGATGCAGAAATATGCTAGGAACTGGCATACACATGATTGTAATAGAATTTCTTTCCAGTATCAATAGGGAAAGCTTAAGTTAATTGCATATACTGTATTAGGAAAGTTGAGAACTCTTCCTAAAGCTTCAATTGCTTTATTTTTGCTTACATAAAACTCCAAACACCTGTGTCTGGGAGCTCAGTATTGTGATTTGGGCACTTTTGAAAGTTAAAGCGagcatattttctccttttgtcatAGGTCTCACAATTTTTACCTGCGGTCTAGGATTTTGATCAACTTTTTAGCCATTCTGTGCTTTGGATCCGTGTGAAAGGGTGTGTGATCACGGCATTGTTCATGCTGGCTACAAGCTGGTTATTTTCATGCAATTTTGCCTTGTAACAGTGGAATTTCTGATAGGCAAACCACAGAACCTTGATTTTAAGCCAGATCCATCTCCATTCCCTTGGCAGGCGATCTTCTAGCCCCTAGTTTAGCCTTCATGGGCTGAGGGTATGAAGTTCTTTCTCCAGGGCTGGAAATAGAGCGGAGCTCTGTTATCGTTTCTTAATGACCCAAAGGCCAACGAGACaactccaggattttttttttttttttaatagaagaatgTAAGCATCGCTAAAGTAGTAAAACAAAAGAAGGTTCAGTGTTTCTATTCAGTAAAACTTATATCCTCTCAAGTTTTCGCCCTCATGAAGAAGCCCTAGAAGAAGATAGgacaaagcaaatatttttccagGTGTACTTAACTGTTTCTAAACAGAAATAAACTTGATGAAagggaaattatttctttttagctgaGATGACCGACTGTTTCTCTGTATTAAATAGTCTAGAAGTTAAGGGGTGGTCATATTTACCATGTATAGTGTTATGAGCAGTTAAATATTATGGATATATTTGTAAAACTCTTCTTTTATATTTCATGTCAAATTGAAAAGTTTATTTCTTCACTATTGTACCTGTGGAAATACAAGCCattttacagggaaaaaaaatctttgaaaattattAAACAAATCTCAGTACGTTTGTGAGTCATTGTCTTCAGATTCTGTGGCTGTCTGGGGCTTATCAGGACATTTAATACAAAGCTGTTACAAAAGTAGACTTGATTTTTACATTTCTCAAACTTTAAAGTTGATCCCATATATTTGTGCTTATTGTATTCTATTCcacacaatatatttttaaatttgattttgaaaatcccattttttattaaaaattaaaattcttttaaactaTCTTTAAAAATCCCATTGGTGCTTAAATCTAACTTCCAGGAGAATTTAACCTGACTTGTAGAATTAATGGATTTTCTTCATGTTCATTATAGTTCTAGGGCTACTTTTGCAACAATCTTCATTCATTTCTAACAACATAAGGATTATGGGTTAGCCTTCAAGCTTTAAACTAATAGATCTTtcataagaaaatatatgtatttgatagTTTCTCATTACATTGATATTTAAGGAGGCATAATATTTGAGG is from Mustela lutreola isolate mMusLut2 chromosome 7, mMusLut2.pri, whole genome shotgun sequence and encodes:
- the PELI2 gene encoding E3 ubiquitin-protein ligase pellino homolog 2 encodes the protein MFSPGQEEHCAPNKEPVKYGELVVLGYNGALPNGDRGRRKSRFALYKRPKANGVKPSTVHVISTPQASKAISCKGQHSISYTLSRNQTVVVEYTHDKDTDMFQVGRSTESPIDFVVTDTISGSQNNDEAQITQSTISRFACRIVCDRNEPYTARIFAAGFDSSKNIFLGEKAAKWKNPDGHMDGLTTNGVLVMHPRGGFTEESQPGVWREISVCGDVYTLRETRSAQQRGKLVESETNVLQDGSLIDLCGATLLWRTADGLFHTPTQKHIEALRQEINAARPQCPVGLNTLAFPSINRKDVVEEKQPWAYLSCGHVHGYHNWGHRSDTEANERECPMCRTVGPYVPLWLGCEAGFYVDAGPPTHAFTPCGHVCSEKSAKYWSQIPLPHGTHAFHAACPFCATQLVGEQNCIKLIFQGPVD